The Anabaena sp. WA102 genome contains a region encoding:
- a CDS encoding DUF1822 family protein gives MNNLSDNLTNNHQPMSLEFEVLPINAINLDAEQISEAVENSLEIKNQAQQWQTYINTLALLAFKEWLTERADSLTVNEDKCTVFQPAIANVIPAVANLQVGKFKLCLLTNDSLNDDEIVVPRAVVDLPEYIAHFYVLIEVLEEQETAIVSGFLSYQQLMEKQTAANLQPETDWTYQIPVSWFAQEPDYLLLNLRCLEANAITLPVTNNQRTQILASMQNELMALLPQLQLPNVELWQVLTWEQGSAVISNLELLNWLDNLQLQGHNYSLQDSFKDLFKLLTQPSINVGRWLWDELDELAAELSWQLLPTIAPIRALRSPVEEFQVITNQLQSRGLEIPSQARGAYHDLLLAGFPLRLYAVTWPILSESDPSWTLLLVLGTSAQNTLPAYLKLRVSDQTSILVEQGINQEQGDSYLFTRVVGNWDEKFLVSVSLVDGVELTLPPFTFYPGRSY, from the coding sequence ATGAATAACTTGTCAGATAATCTCACAAATAATCATCAGCCAATGTCCCTTGAATTTGAAGTTTTACCTATAAATGCTATTAATCTTGATGCTGAACAAATTAGTGAAGCGGTAGAAAACAGCCTGGAAATAAAAAATCAAGCTCAACAATGGCAAACTTATATTAATACTTTGGCGTTATTGGCTTTTAAAGAATGGTTGACAGAAAGAGCAGATTCTCTCACTGTTAATGAGGATAAATGTACAGTATTTCAACCAGCTATAGCTAATGTTATTCCTGCTGTTGCTAATTTGCAAGTAGGTAAATTTAAACTTTGCTTATTGACTAATGATAGCCTCAATGATGATGAAATTGTTGTCCCTAGAGCCGTTGTAGATTTACCAGAATATATTGCCCATTTTTATGTATTAATAGAAGTCTTAGAAGAACAAGAAACAGCAATAGTTTCGGGCTTTTTATCCTATCAGCAATTGATGGAAAAACAAACAGCAGCTAATTTACAACCTGAAACAGACTGGACTTATCAAATTCCTGTGAGTTGGTTTGCACAAGAACCAGATTATTTATTATTAAACTTGCGTTGTTTAGAAGCAAATGCCATTACTTTACCAGTTACCAACAACCAAAGAACGCAAATTTTAGCATCAATGCAAAATGAGTTAATGGCATTATTACCACAATTGCAATTACCTAATGTTGAACTTTGGCAAGTATTAACTTGGGAACAAGGAAGTGCAGTAATTAGTAATTTAGAATTACTCAACTGGCTGGATAATTTGCAACTGCAAGGACATAATTATTCACTGCAAGATAGTTTCAAAGACTTATTCAAACTGTTAACCCAACCATCGATAAATGTAGGACGGTGGTTATGGGATGAATTAGATGAATTAGCAGCGGAACTTTCTTGGCAATTATTACCTACTATTGCACCTATACGAGCCTTGCGGAGTCCTGTAGAGGAATTTCAAGTAATTACTAACCAACTCCAAAGCAGGGGTTTAGAAATTCCCTCTCAAGCGCGGGGTGCTTATCATGATTTGTTGTTGGCAGGATTTCCCCTGCGATTGTATGCTGTAACTTGGCCAATATTATCTGAATCAGATCCTTCGTGGACATTATTATTGGTTTTGGGTACATCTGCACAAAACACTTTACCTGCTTATTTAAAACTGCGAGTCAGTGACCAAACTAGCATTTTAGTAGAACAAGGAATAAATCAAGAACAGGGTGATTCTTATTTGTTTACTCGTGTTGTTGGTAATTGGGATGAGAAGTTTTTGGTAAGTGTAAGTTTAGTAGATGGTGTTGAATTGACCTTACCTCCGTTTACATTTTATCCTGGGCGGTCATATTAA
- a CDS encoding helix-turn-helix transcriptional regulator — translation MSSKNDNNSNQLGFMLELLKLLAEKPCKKAELEILLSDRGFEAGDLSQKIARAIGKLRDCGFEIKAAPNRPYELVTSVFPVILSEEQRQALAMASELLASLGFSAEAGHIHRIGNFQKPKSPGLRTDFHPPTDYSEDKINEVVRQLQQRFQQKRRFVVWYRSRKGKETFWDLDKSELRLHNGVLYLFALVPDFRSSHLETRPNAEQNITLRVDRITRVGGVSQTPWTYSKFPTLDITYRLTGDLASYRPRRPHETVISSLETTEYVDILTQEDCIFWFRQRMLQYGASARVLNPDWVAKGVKDALKKAYDNYCVE, via the coding sequence ATGTCATCAAAAAATGATAATAACTCTAATCAATTGGGTTTTATGTTGGAGTTATTGAAGCTGCTGGCGGAAAAACCCTGTAAAAAAGCCGAGTTGGAAATCTTGTTGAGCGATCGCGGTTTTGAAGCTGGTGATTTATCACAGAAAATTGCTCGTGCCATTGGTAAACTCCGAGACTGCGGTTTTGAAATTAAGGCTGCACCCAACCGTCCTTATGAGTTAGTGACATCAGTGTTTCCCGTTATCTTATCTGAAGAACAAAGACAAGCATTAGCAATGGCCTCTGAGTTATTGGCGAGTTTGGGTTTTTCTGCGGAAGCTGGGCATATTCACCGCATTGGTAACTTTCAAAAACCTAAGTCCCCTGGACTAAGAACAGACTTTCATCCACCTACAGATTACAGTGAAGATAAAATCAATGAAGTTGTGCGTCAGTTACAGCAAAGATTTCAGCAGAAACGCCGCTTTGTGGTTTGGTATCGCAGCAGAAAAGGTAAAGAAACATTCTGGGATTTAGATAAGTCCGAACTGAGATTACATAACGGTGTTCTCTATTTATTTGCTTTAGTTCCCGACTTTCGTAGTTCTCATCTTGAAACCAGACCCAATGCTGAACAGAACATCACTTTGAGAGTAGACCGCATTACTAGAGTTGGTGGAGTTTCCCAGACTCCCTGGACTTATAGTAAATTTCCTACTCTAGATATTACCTACCGTCTGACAGGAGATTTAGCGAGTTATAGACCCCGCAGACCCCACGAAACAGTTATTTCCTCACTAGAAACTACAGAATATGTTGATATTTTAACTCAGGAAGACTGTATATTTTGGTTTCGTCAAAGAATGCTACAGTACGGTGCTAGTGCTAGGGTTTTAAATCCTGATTGGGTGGCGAAAGGGGTTAAAGATGCTTTAAAAAAAGCCTATGATAATTACTGTGTTGAATAA
- the cas3 gene encoding type I-D CRISPR-associated helicase Cas3' translates to MKVSLLPQYSKLNPGVGTCPLQCIQTCKVKQQAPNFGEGDHCPLSSHQAETYAAITNSDADIIFNKSATGDGKSLAAYLASLLNNWLRVIGLYPTIELVTDQERQIYGYFEQFNPQGIDGVDSLYGAKLAQLVEQGEKSNKFKELLFIFKQKYVILTNPDIFHLVTHFRYHNPAYNRAELPIILARNLDLYIADEFHIFGVHQEAAILNSLLLIRHNRPKRRPMKFLFTSATPKPDFIKKLKQSGFKVKEIAGDYVSQPTSGYRQICQAVNLEFIPLEQDSDSLTWLTQQAPNIRNILQIEGRGRGLIILNSVALVSRTVRELQKLIPDIIVCEVSGRIDRQERSVTHTALKDADKPVLVVGTSAVDVGVDFRIHLLIFEASDSATIIQRLGRLGRHAGFSDYQAFVLLSSRTPWIKSRLEKELTNSEYDRLQFREIIEEVFNPTKDFEQYRNYWGALQAQGMLFSMSNKKQGVMQPLQDKIAEDLRLVYGEQLDKKRGHWYALSNDKTGVGKAVQEELLRFRGGSDLQAAVWDQGRFYTYDLLKLLPWAEVEIVDRDDFLKAAKQANHPHTEFPDKYIQVYLKIQRWSDTRFPVGLECDRLNDELKQCTLSFIDKLSITGHPQTEVSRCLRNRKLLAFLVQVNRSQANSHWEITRNLYLSHTFGLYRLKDADGQFHACAFNQDALLLEAIKWKIKPCERSKPYIF, encoded by the coding sequence GTGAAAGTTTCTTTACTTCCCCAATACTCAAAATTGAATCCGGGGGTCGGTACTTGTCCTTTGCAATGTATCCAAACCTGCAAGGTTAAACAACAAGCACCCAACTTTGGAGAAGGTGATCATTGTCCTTTATCTTCCCATCAAGCAGAAACTTATGCTGCAATTACCAACAGTGACGCTGACATTATCTTTAATAAATCTGCTACAGGAGACGGTAAATCATTAGCTGCTTATTTAGCATCATTGCTCAATAATTGGTTGAGGGTAATTGGACTATACCCAACCATTGAGTTAGTAACAGACCAAGAAAGACAGATTTATGGTTATTTTGAGCAGTTTAATCCACAGGGAATTGATGGAGTGGATAGCCTCTATGGTGCAAAGTTAGCTCAATTGGTTGAACAGGGAGAAAAGAGTAACAAGTTTAAAGAATTACTATTTATCTTTAAACAAAAATATGTGATTCTTACCAACCCTGATATTTTTCATTTAGTTACGCATTTTCGTTATCATAACCCAGCTTATAATCGAGCAGAATTACCAATTATTTTAGCTAGGAATCTTGATTTATATATAGCTGATGAGTTTCATATTTTTGGCGTACATCAGGAAGCAGCTATTCTCAACAGTTTGTTATTAATTCGTCATAATCGTCCTAAAAGACGACCGATGAAATTTCTATTTACTTCTGCAACTCCCAAACCAGATTTTATTAAAAAGCTCAAACAATCTGGATTTAAAGTTAAAGAAATAGCTGGGGATTATGTTAGTCAACCTACTTCTGGTTATCGTCAAATATGTCAAGCAGTAAATTTAGAGTTTATTCCATTAGAACAAGATAGTGATTCTCTAACTTGGCTGACTCAACAAGCTCCAAATATTCGTAATATTCTACAAATAGAAGGTAGAGGACGGGGTTTAATTATTCTTAACTCTGTGGCTTTGGTAAGTAGAACAGTTAGAGAATTACAAAAATTAATACCTGATATTATCGTTTGTGAAGTCAGTGGACGTATTGATAGACAAGAAAGGTCTGTAACTCACACAGCCTTGAAAGATGCTGATAAACCTGTATTAGTTGTGGGAACTTCAGCAGTTGATGTAGGTGTTGATTTTAGAATTCATTTACTAATTTTTGAAGCCAGTGATTCAGCCACCATTATTCAAAGATTAGGTCGTCTTGGTCGTCATGCAGGATTTTCTGATTATCAAGCTTTTGTGCTTTTATCTAGTCGTACTCCTTGGATTAAATCTAGGTTAGAGAAAGAATTAACTAATTCAGAATATGACCGTCTTCAGTTCCGAGAAATCATTGAAGAAGTTTTTAATCCTACCAAAGATTTTGAACAATACCGCAATTATTGGGGGGCATTACAAGCACAGGGAATGTTATTCAGCATGAGTAATAAAAAACAAGGAGTAATGCAACCATTACAAGATAAAATAGCTGAAGATTTACGTCTTGTTTACGGTGAACAACTAGATAAAAAACGCGGACATTGGTATGCTCTTAGTAACGATAAAACCGGAGTTGGTAAAGCAGTACAAGAGGAACTATTACGATTTAGGGGTGGTTCTGATTTACAAGCCGCAGTGTGGGATCAAGGACGGTTTTACACCTATGATTTATTGAAGTTATTACCCTGGGCTGAAGTTGAAATAGTTGATAGAGATGATTTCTTAAAAGCTGCAAAACAGGCTAATCATCCCCACACAGAATTTCCTGATAAATATATTCAAGTTTACCTCAAAATCCAACGCTGGTCAGATACCAGATTTCCCGTTGGGTTGGAATGCGATCGCCTGAACGACGAACTCAAACAATGTACTCTTTCTTTCATTGATAAACTGAGTATTACCGGACACCCACAAACAGAAGTTAGTCGTTGTTTAAGAAATAGAAAGCTATTGGCATTTTTAGTACAGGTAAATCGCTCTCAAGCTAATAGTCATTGGGAAATTACTCGGAATCTTTATTTAAGTCATACCTTTGGATTATACCGACTCAAAGATGCAGACGGACAATTTCATGCTTGTGCTTTTAATCAAGATGCTTTGTTATTAGAAGCAATTAAATGGAAAATCAAACCTTGTGAAAGAAGTAAACCTTACATTTTTTAA